In Setaria italica strain Yugu1 chromosome IX, Setaria_italica_v2.0, whole genome shotgun sequence, the genomic stretch TGCAAAAGCATGGTTCCGTGTCGATAATAGACACACATGAGACCATCTTGTGGATGCATCTATTAGAACCATGAAATACCTTAAAGGTCCAGATAAAGGTTGAATAGGTCCACATATGTCTCCTTGAATGCGTTCAAGGAACTTGAGTGGTTCAGCCTGTATTTTGAGATGTGAGGGTCTCAAAATTAATTTCCCAGTTGCACATGAGGTGCACATAAAATCTGATGATTGTGGGAATTTGTTATTGCTCATACCGTGACCATGTGAATTGCTAATGATTTTTCTTATCATCCCGACACCGGGATGGCCAAGGCGATCATGCCAAGTTTTGAATGTGTCCACATTCTGAAAAAATCACTTTGTATGCAACATGTGGTACGGGTTTGACGTATGTGTAGTACAATCCGGACGAAAGAGAAGGCACTTTTTCGAGTGTCTGTTTGCCATATCCGTTATCTTTAGTCAAGATGAGAAACtcatctttgttttctttcatgTGTTTCGACATGAATCGCATTTTTACGGATATCTCTATAACTTATTAGGGTATGTGTTGAATCAAGATATAATAATGCTTCCTCGATATCAATTTGTGTACCCATTGGAAGTACGATGGTGGCTCTGCCGGAACCAACTATCATAGCATCGCGTCCTGCGATGGTCAAAATTTGCCCCTCCCTCTTTGTAAGAGTTTGGAAATATTTGACTTCCCTAAGTATAGTATTTGTGGTACAGCTGTCCACAAGGCACAACTCTTCATCCATCGGATCGACTCCCGTATGAATCCTCTGCGACTTCCGACGAACTCCTTCCTTCTGCTCAGTGGAGAACTAAGGTGCTGATAACGTGTTGTGAATGTAAACAGAGGAAGATtcgagagaggaaggagatgaacaGTGAATCAGGTGTctttattaatcaatgatgattacatatatatatatataggctcAGTAAGAAAAGGTTAGGAGATAAACTCCTAAAGAAGCCCCACGATGGGCAGCTCCACTTCATCCATATCAGGGATGGGCAGCTCCACTTCATCCATATCAGGGATGTGCCCACGTCGTGGGCAAGTCCTGCATGGCCCACTAACGCATGCGCGGGGCTTTTCCCGCCTCCAGCTTTGGACGAGGTCAAATCAATATTATTTGCAACAGTTTGCACTCTGCGGGTGATGCTGGACGGTTATCTTGCGCTTTCAGCAAGATGCTACGGCAATGAACACGTTGAGCTGAATTCAGCAATCAGCAAATCACCATATGAAAGAACTAGCCTGAGTAGCAACTGTCAGCGCAACAGAAACATGATAACAAAATACCAACACATCATTGCTGAGTTGATCCGCAGAGATGTTTCATTAGCCTTCTAgcttgcaaaaaaaagaagtgCATCGATCACTATGAATTTTCCAGATCCAGCTGCAAGGAAGAAGTAAAAGGAGAACAAGAAACTCATGATTGCTGAGAAGGTTGTACACCAGCTGCCTCGTTACAAGTCTATTGATCTCAACATATATTTAACTCGAAGTTTTGTATCGTTTCTAATGGTCAAGCACATAGCTACAATATCATAGCATTCATGAAGCTCTCCTGGGAGGAGACATATTCTGCAGAAGTCTGGTAGTTGTAGCTATGACCACCATTTGCAGCAGGATACCTGAAAATATGGAGGGTAGACCCAAAGTTAGAAACAAATACTTTGACTATAACTTAAAAAGAGATCCAGGAGCTGGAACTTACCAAGAGCAACACGAACAGCATCAAACATTTCATAGCTTGTGATTGCTTCTGTGTTTTGCTTCATAAACTAGGCCAAAAACAAATGCAAATTGTTGATGATATTCATACTCCCAAAAGATAGTTGCAATCATTACTTCATTGAGCAAAGACCAATTCATACACAAAGGCATGGAAAAGGAATTGCAAAGTGCAAAAGTGATGCATCACCCAATCACACCAGCTGCAGGAGGTACCGAGGCGAAACGAAACAAAATAGTGGCCACAAATTGACAACACCTACGATTAACTCGAGTTTATCTGACACTAGAATTCTGGCATGAATATGATAGCTAATTTTAGGATGAAATGTACAGGCCTGAGTTATTGAGTGGTGGCATTATTGAGATTAAGATATGTGTATCGCATTATACCTGTCAACTAGCTCAGGCATGTGGGCATGAAAGAGACAACCATCTTTCACATCTGTCCAGATAATATCAGTTACCCTTTTTTATTAAAGAAAAAGTAGAGGGACTATCTACAGATATTTTTCTTCTGCCTAACAGGCTTAACTGTCTTTTCACTGACTATCAAACTTCTCAAATCTAATGTTGTTATGTGCTTTACATACAGTGATGCTGATAATATATCATTACTCAACATGGCGAATCCAGATTCCTAATAGCTGGATCATCCCAAAGACTTAGTTGGCCCTCTATTTGTCAGAGCTTTTGTTGGGGACTGGATAAACCACCGAGATGAAGACACTACTTGATGCACAATCAAGCCAGGTCCAAATTTGGATGGACAGCTCTTGCATCTAACTTAAAACAAGCCAAGACCATGTTGCATTGCAGTTAAGTATCAAACACTGCCCGTGCAGGCCCAAGGTTAACTCCTCTGAGTCTCATTCTTGCAAATGTACTCCTCAGGTGGGACTTCAACTAGGGGTTATCTACCTCAAATAGGTAAGTTTTGCAAAATTTCTACTATATGTTTGATTAGTTCACAGTTGGACTACCCATGCCCATCTTGACTCTTGAGCATGATTCTGGGAAGTTGGTAACAGCATTGGCAGGACTAAAGTGAGAACAACAAGACTATGTAATTGCTGTTTAAGCGAAACCTATACAACTGAATTTAAATGAAGTAATGGTCTAACGAGGCAGACTGCTTCGTAAAAAATTGAAGAAGGTTGAACTCAAGCTTTACTTGGATAGCATCAAGAGGCAGAAAATAATAAACTCCCAAGATATACATCTTCACACACATCATTTGAAAATTTTAAGTTTTGAATTTCATAGCCCAAACCTTCAAGAACAATTCTGAGCGGATAATGCACGTCACAGAGAATGCAACGGCAATTGATGACAAGCTCGTGTAAAGCCGAAGCAGCACTGCCATAGTCCGCCTTCGCCCTGTGAAGTACCAAATAGTATACAATCAATAATCTGACAAAGGGTGATTGATTGGAAAAAGGTTGTCCATTGTGAAAAACATGAATGGAGGTGTTATTTCTTTTAGCTATCCATATGCCAAAGATGTTCAGAGAAAAGATcataagcttttttttttttggagattgATACAATTTACTGGTAGGTTTGGAAGGCTCACGGTGTGGTAGAGCTTTAACAGCTACCAGCTGATCCTAAATTTCTAATTCAATGGTGTCCAAGAGTACAAGTGGATATAGTACTATGGGCAGAATTTCTTGCTATGGATGCCAAACAGAATATAGCAAATCAGCTAGCTGGTTCTGGCAAAATACAGCTGAAATGCCTCAATAGTTAATCCAAATTCTCTCCTATCTTGCTAATCAGCAACCACCTAAACAAGAGGCGGATCAACCGAACGTTGACAATCCAAATTCTCTCCTATCTTGCTAATCAGCAACCACCTAAACAAGAAGTGGACCAACCGAACGTTGACAACTAATGTAGAATTTCCTATGCCACTGCCCATTCAGTGCCATTGATCATTTTATTCAACTTAGGACTTGTAAAGTTGTAAGGCACTACCGCATTTTTTCAGTAGAGGCTCGAGAGGTAGGTCGATCTAATTGTTTTTTTGGTAGAAAACACAAGGACGAATGGAACCAGGATAATTGAGGTTAACACAGGTATATCACCTAATTCCCCCACCACTATAGCCAGCAGTCCCGCCGCCGCAGACAGCGCGGCGAACTTGTTCACCTCCTTCCCCTTGGACAGTgatagcagcagcagcgcgtcgCCGGCTACCTGGTGCAGTGCCTGCAGGAAACAAACCACGGGCACTCGTCAGATCAAAGAACCGCCAACGACGGCAAGAGATGGAGGAGTTAGTCCCGGATCCGAGCTGTGCCGTCACCTGCACAAGGATGAGGCGCGCGAGGCGGGATCTGCCCTCGGCGACCCTCTGGTACCCTGCAAGATCGCGAGAATCGCAGAGGTTAGGAGAGAGGTGTCAACGAGGCGTTGGAAGCGAGGGTTTGGGGGTTTGGGCGGTAGGTGCTTACGGGAGTCGACGACCATGCGGTAGGAGAAATCGGAGCCGTCCGTGCCCGAcggccggccggaggcgccGCGCCGCTGCGTCGCCATTCGTCGGGGGGAGAGAGACGACAGACGAGTACGCTGGCGCTCGGTTACCCTGGCGTCTTCGCGTCAGCACTTAGAATGACAATACGCCTCCTGACTGCAAATACGGAAACTGAGAACACGGGCAGAAGAGTCACGGACGCAGTAGCGTGGCCTCGCACTGTCGCACACCAACACCGCACCACCAGTGGGGAAACCACCCCGAGCTCCGGCGATggaggaagccgccgccgcctccgctgctcCGGAGCCTAATGCCGCCACGCTCGCCCTATCCGAGCCCGCAGGAGCCGTTGCCGACGGCGAAGCCTCCATTGATCCAACCGCCGTCGGCGAAGCCTCCATTGATCCAACcgccgtcggcgacgacgagcaGGACTCCAAGGAGGTAGTCCTGCGCAGGTACTTCCTCCATGAGTGGGAGCTCGTCTCcgtcatcctccgccgcatcgtcaccggcggcggcgtcgccgagcCCGCGGATGTCCACAGGATCCGCTCTATCGTAAGCATTTCTCCCCTCCACCTGTCTCCAAATGCTCCCTGTCGCTGAACATTAGATCTCAGAGAGAAGAACGTGCAGCTCTAAGAGCAACGTTAGCTCCCGTTTGGTTAACTATTGGCTACGGAAGGATATAATCTGCTTCAGCGTCTACTGTTAAATGCACATGAGCAAAATTCGAAAGGATCATGTCAAATTTCAAGCTGCCTTTCCCACAAACCCGTATTTTTATTGTTTGCTAAAGACTAGTAGTTGAGTAGTCTATGAGGCAATTTAAACTGTTAGGTTGTGGTTAATCTGCTAATGTGCATGTTATTGCTAATATTGGATAGTGAGCAAAAGCTGAAGATAAAGCTGAGCTGGGATACAAATGATTCACACGAATATTTCCTATGtcctagaatgcttaggaattaCATTCTGTTTTTCTTGGTGAAAAATGTGGACCTGGGAGAGAGCTACGACTTATGATCTATTACCACCTCTTTAGGTAAAGGTAAGAGTCGAAGGTCCACAAGGAAAACTAACAACAACTGATATATTTGGATAACACTGAGACATCTTATTCGCAACTTGAAGAGTAAATATTTTTAGTTCACTTTGGTTCATAAATGAATAGTATGATAGACATCAACATGGTCTCTAGAGCACAACTTTGGCCACTACTTTCTGCtataatattattttttttcaaacaacagctataatattattatatttGTCAAAATTCAAAACTAGTAAGTTGTACTATTATCAAAGCACTTTTCACAGAAATCTGCATATATCTTTTTCATACATATATTCTTGATATTCATAGAGCATCAATCTCTGAACAGACTTTATGCCAAAACT encodes the following:
- the LOC101781726 gene encoding uncharacterized protein LOC101781726 gives rise to the protein MATQRRGASGRPSGTDGSDFSYRMVVDSRYQRVAEGRSRLARLILVQALHQVAGDALLLLSLSKGKEVNKFAALSAAAGLLAIVVGELGRRRTMAVLLRLYTSLSSIAVAFSVTCIIRSELFLKFMKQNTEAITSYEMFDAVRVALGILLQMVVIATTTRLLQNMSPPRRAS